A genomic stretch from Sceloporus undulatus isolate JIND9_A2432 ecotype Alabama chromosome 5, SceUnd_v1.1, whole genome shotgun sequence includes:
- the MMAA gene encoding methylmalonic aciduria type A protein, mitochondrial isoform X1 produces the protein MNGPSLLLRFPLTHFLKNNRRPLKSFCWMFSTASVFPYGQQANLLQFCSSRRTISLKGLKAGLCHAAVLEQQAWELSDKEQRLLDRLYNGLIQGHRASLAEAITLIESTHSRKKAVAQVLLQKVLSYHREQEQLNKGKPLAFRVGLSGPPGAGKSTFIECFGKMLTERGHKVSVLAVDPSSSTSGGSLLGDKTRMTELSRDMNAYIRPSPTRGTLGGVTRTTNEAILLCEAGGYDIVLVETVGVGQSEFAVADMVDMFILLLPPAGGDELQGIKRGIIEMADLVAVTKADGDLIVPARRIQAEYVSALKLLRKRSKVWRPKVMRISAKTGEGISDIWDKMTEFRELMLTSGELLTKRRRQQKVWMWNVIQESMLYHFRSHSAVRDQIPLLEEKVVSGILSPGLAADLLLKAFKEKS, from the exons ATGAATGGGCCATCGCTGCTGCTTCGATTTCCTCTCACCCATTTTCTTAAGAATAATAGGAGACCACTGAAGAGTTTCTGCTGGATGTTCAGTACCgcatctgtttttccatatgGCCAACAGGCTAACTTGCTTCAGTTTTGTAGTTCAAGGAGGACCATCTCTTTGAAAGGTCTGAAGGCTGGCCTGTGTCATGCAGCAGTGTTAGAACAGCAGGCCtgggagctctctgacaaagaacaAAGACTTCTAGACAGACTGTACAATGGGCTAATCCAAGGACACAGGGCCTCTTTGGCAGAAGCCATTACTCTTATAGAATCCACACACAGCAGGAAGAAAGCAGTGGCACAGGTGCTCCTTCAGAAGGTACTATCCTACCACAGAGAACAAGAACAGTTAAATAAAGGAAAACCACTAGCCTTTAGAGTGG GGTTGTCTGGCCCTCCTGGTGCTGGGAAATCAACATTTATTGAATGCTTTGGGAAAATGCTCACTGAAAGAGGGCACAAAGTGTCTGTTTTGGCAGTGGATCCATCCTCTAGCACTAGTGGTG GCTCACTCTTGGGTGATAAGACACGGATGACTGAGTTGTCAAGAGATATGAATGCTTACATCAGGCCATCTCCAACCAGAGGAACGCTAGGTGGGGTGACGCGGACCACAAATGAAGCTATTCTGTTGTGTGAAGCAGGAGGCTATGACATTGTTCTTGTAGAAACAGTAG GTGTCGGGCAGTCAGAGTTTGCTGTCGCTGATATGGTTGATATGTTTAtattgctgctgccaccagcagGAGGTGACGAGTTGCAG GGTATCAAACGAGGTATAATTGAAATGGCAGATCTTGTTGCAGTAACCAAAGCTGATGGAGATCTCATAGTGCCAGCACGGAGAATTCAAGCAGAATATGTCAGTGCTCTGAAATTACTCCGTAAGCGTTCAAAGGTTTGGAGACCAAAG GTCATGCGGATCTCTGCCAAGACTGGAGAAGGCATCTCTGACATATGGGATAAGATGACAGAATTCCGAGAACTCATGCTCACAAGTGGTGAGTTGCTCACCAAACGAAGGAGGCAGCAAAAAGTGTGGATGTGGAATGTAATCCAAGAAAGCATGCTATACCATTTCCGGAGTCACTCAGCAGTGAGAGATCAGATTCCCCTTCTGGAAGAAAAGGTTGTCAGTGGGATTCTTTCTCCTGGACTGGCTGCAGACCTATTGCTCAAAGCCTTTAAAGAAAAATCCTAA
- the MMAA gene encoding methylmalonic aciduria type A protein, mitochondrial isoform X2: MNGPSLLLRFPLTHFLKNNRRPLKSFCWMFSTASVFPYGQQANLLQFCSSRRTISLKGLKAGLCHAAVLEQQAWELSDKEQRLLDRLYNGLIQGHRASLAEAITLIESTHSRKKAVAQVLLQKVLSYHREQEQLNKGKPLAFRVGSLLGDKTRMTELSRDMNAYIRPSPTRGTLGGVTRTTNEAILLCEAGGYDIVLVETVGVGQSEFAVADMVDMFILLLPPAGGDELQGIKRGIIEMADLVAVTKADGDLIVPARRIQAEYVSALKLLRKRSKVWRPKVMRISAKTGEGISDIWDKMTEFRELMLTSGELLTKRRRQQKVWMWNVIQESMLYHFRSHSAVRDQIPLLEEKVVSGILSPGLAADLLLKAFKEKS; the protein is encoded by the exons ATGAATGGGCCATCGCTGCTGCTTCGATTTCCTCTCACCCATTTTCTTAAGAATAATAGGAGACCACTGAAGAGTTTCTGCTGGATGTTCAGTACCgcatctgtttttccatatgGCCAACAGGCTAACTTGCTTCAGTTTTGTAGTTCAAGGAGGACCATCTCTTTGAAAGGTCTGAAGGCTGGCCTGTGTCATGCAGCAGTGTTAGAACAGCAGGCCtgggagctctctgacaaagaacaAAGACTTCTAGACAGACTGTACAATGGGCTAATCCAAGGACACAGGGCCTCTTTGGCAGAAGCCATTACTCTTATAGAATCCACACACAGCAGGAAGAAAGCAGTGGCACAGGTGCTCCTTCAGAAGGTACTATCCTACCACAGAGAACAAGAACAGTTAAATAAAGGAAAACCACTAGCCTTTAGAGTGG GCTCACTCTTGGGTGATAAGACACGGATGACTGAGTTGTCAAGAGATATGAATGCTTACATCAGGCCATCTCCAACCAGAGGAACGCTAGGTGGGGTGACGCGGACCACAAATGAAGCTATTCTGTTGTGTGAAGCAGGAGGCTATGACATTGTTCTTGTAGAAACAGTAG GTGTCGGGCAGTCAGAGTTTGCTGTCGCTGATATGGTTGATATGTTTAtattgctgctgccaccagcagGAGGTGACGAGTTGCAG GGTATCAAACGAGGTATAATTGAAATGGCAGATCTTGTTGCAGTAACCAAAGCTGATGGAGATCTCATAGTGCCAGCACGGAGAATTCAAGCAGAATATGTCAGTGCTCTGAAATTACTCCGTAAGCGTTCAAAGGTTTGGAGACCAAAG GTCATGCGGATCTCTGCCAAGACTGGAGAAGGCATCTCTGACATATGGGATAAGATGACAGAATTCCGAGAACTCATGCTCACAAGTGGTGAGTTGCTCACCAAACGAAGGAGGCAGCAAAAAGTGTGGATGTGGAATGTAATCCAAGAAAGCATGCTATACCATTTCCGGAGTCACTCAGCAGTGAGAGATCAGATTCCCCTTCTGGAAGAAAAGGTTGTCAGTGGGATTCTTTCTCCTGGACTGGCTGCAGACCTATTGCTCAAAGCCTTTAAAGAAAAATCCTAA
- the MMAA gene encoding methylmalonic aciduria type A protein, mitochondrial isoform X4 has translation MTELSRDMNAYIRPSPTRGTLGGVTRTTNEAILLCEAGGYDIVLVETVGVGQSEFAVADMVDMFILLLPPAGGDELQGIKRGIIEMADLVAVTKADGDLIVPARRIQAEYVSALKLLRKRSKVWRPKVMRISAKTGEGISDIWDKMTEFRELMLTSGELLTKRRRQQKVWMWNVIQESMLYHFRSHSAVRDQIPLLEEKVVSGILSPGLAADLLLKAFKEKS, from the exons ATGACTGAGTTGTCAAGAGATATGAATGCTTACATCAGGCCATCTCCAACCAGAGGAACGCTAGGTGGGGTGACGCGGACCACAAATGAAGCTATTCTGTTGTGTGAAGCAGGAGGCTATGACATTGTTCTTGTAGAAACAGTAG GTGTCGGGCAGTCAGAGTTTGCTGTCGCTGATATGGTTGATATGTTTAtattgctgctgccaccagcagGAGGTGACGAGTTGCAG GGTATCAAACGAGGTATAATTGAAATGGCAGATCTTGTTGCAGTAACCAAAGCTGATGGAGATCTCATAGTGCCAGCACGGAGAATTCAAGCAGAATATGTCAGTGCTCTGAAATTACTCCGTAAGCGTTCAAAGGTTTGGAGACCAAAG GTCATGCGGATCTCTGCCAAGACTGGAGAAGGCATCTCTGACATATGGGATAAGATGACAGAATTCCGAGAACTCATGCTCACAAGTGGTGAGTTGCTCACCAAACGAAGGAGGCAGCAAAAAGTGTGGATGTGGAATGTAATCCAAGAAAGCATGCTATACCATTTCCGGAGTCACTCAGCAGTGAGAGATCAGATTCCCCTTCTGGAAGAAAAGGTTGTCAGTGGGATTCTTTCTCCTGGACTGGCTGCAGACCTATTGCTCAAAGCCTTTAAAGAAAAATCCTAA
- the MMAA gene encoding methylmalonic aciduria type A protein, mitochondrial isoform X3, which yields MLTERGHKVSVLAVDPSSSTSGGSLLGDKTRMTELSRDMNAYIRPSPTRGTLGGVTRTTNEAILLCEAGGYDIVLVETVGVGQSEFAVADMVDMFILLLPPAGGDELQGIKRGIIEMADLVAVTKADGDLIVPARRIQAEYVSALKLLRKRSKVWRPKVMRISAKTGEGISDIWDKMTEFRELMLTSGELLTKRRRQQKVWMWNVIQESMLYHFRSHSAVRDQIPLLEEKVVSGILSPGLAADLLLKAFKEKS from the exons ATGCTCACTGAAAGAGGGCACAAAGTGTCTGTTTTGGCAGTGGATCCATCCTCTAGCACTAGTGGTG GCTCACTCTTGGGTGATAAGACACGGATGACTGAGTTGTCAAGAGATATGAATGCTTACATCAGGCCATCTCCAACCAGAGGAACGCTAGGTGGGGTGACGCGGACCACAAATGAAGCTATTCTGTTGTGTGAAGCAGGAGGCTATGACATTGTTCTTGTAGAAACAGTAG GTGTCGGGCAGTCAGAGTTTGCTGTCGCTGATATGGTTGATATGTTTAtattgctgctgccaccagcagGAGGTGACGAGTTGCAG GGTATCAAACGAGGTATAATTGAAATGGCAGATCTTGTTGCAGTAACCAAAGCTGATGGAGATCTCATAGTGCCAGCACGGAGAATTCAAGCAGAATATGTCAGTGCTCTGAAATTACTCCGTAAGCGTTCAAAGGTTTGGAGACCAAAG GTCATGCGGATCTCTGCCAAGACTGGAGAAGGCATCTCTGACATATGGGATAAGATGACAGAATTCCGAGAACTCATGCTCACAAGTGGTGAGTTGCTCACCAAACGAAGGAGGCAGCAAAAAGTGTGGATGTGGAATGTAATCCAAGAAAGCATGCTATACCATTTCCGGAGTCACTCAGCAGTGAGAGATCAGATTCCCCTTCTGGAAGAAAAGGTTGTCAGTGGGATTCTTTCTCCTGGACTGGCTGCAGACCTATTGCTCAAAGCCTTTAAAGAAAAATCCTAA